The DNA segment GGCGGTGAAACCACTCGCTTCGATAAAGCTGGCATTCGCATAGGTGATGTAGCTATTGGGATCGGTTGTCGACATCAGCGTCGCGTCGTCCGCTAACGTGTATTCTTGTTGGGTAATCGGTTGGTTATTGCGCATCCGGACAATCCTTAACGTGTGCTTGAAGCGTAGCGAAAAGAGAGAGTGAGCTAAGAATGATTGTCGGCTTAAGTTGGTTAAACTTTATACTTAAATAAACAAATATTTCACAATTAAAGTCATTAAATTTAAATTGTGTAGGTGTTTTAGGTCTTTGAATTATTATTTTAATTTCAAATAAATATATATGCAGGGTAATCAATGTTCGTAAATAGATGAATACCAAGATGATACGAAGGGCGGGGAGCAGCGAGAAGAAGGATACAGCTTGCCTAGAATGACTAAAGTAAAGCACAAGTACGTGAATTGATTGGCTTAGTACTCATCATTTTAGCCACTTTTTTGACCGTTTGATTGCCTAGAGAAGATCTTAAAGTAGCTGTTGTAGTCAGACGTCTATCAAAGGGTTATTTCGTGGCAAAACAATTATTACGCAGCGGCAGCTTGGATGATTTTCTCGCGTTGGGCGAAAACGGCCAGCCTGTTTACGCTTCAGCGCTACAGCTAAGAGAAACGCTACGCCTGCGTCATCAGCAAAGTATCGCCGATATGTTGGCGATCCCACAGCCTAATGAAGGCGGCGATCGCATTGATTGGTACGCGCCCATCTCAGGGAAAATAACCTCGTGGATCGCTGCGAGCGATGAAGAGCGCGCCTCTGCGCTGAGCCAGTTGGAACATTGCCAGCAAACGGTGAATGAACTCAGCCAGAAAGCCCAACAGTCAGAGAAATCGGCTTTGCGCTTGTTCGGTATTTTGCTAGCGAAAGCCATGCAGTTTCCTGGTGCGAATCATGTTTTCTTGGTGGATGGCAAACCCGTGCTCACTTTTTGGGGCTTTGTGAATCTGGATAAAAAATCCAGATCCGATGCTTTTGATTGCCTGAGAGCCGCGCAGGGCGACGCTGCGCCAAGTAAAAATATAGCCACTGAAATACCGAAACCTCTCGCCATCCCCACACCAAAACCAACCGAACAAGCACCGCAGAATAGCGATACAGCAGCAACGGAACCTAGCAAAGTGGTACGCCGCAGAGAGTGGCGCCAGCTGTGGTGGTTACCGCTGGCGCTGGTGGTGCTGGGAATTCTTTTCTTCCAAATTCGAGCCAAAAACGATGCGCCGAAACCGGTGGTGAAATCCTCTGAGGCGGTAAAGAAATCCGCCCCTGAGAATGAAAAACGCGCTCTGTCATCCCGTGCCGCTGCACCAAAAACGCATTTACCCGTTGCGCATATAGCTGCACCAACACCAACGCCGGTGGTTGAAGTGGTAAAAACGCCTGAGGTGAAGCCTGTCGAAGTACAAAAAACAGCGGTATCCGCAGACGCGTTGGTGATGCCCGCTGAGGCGGTGAAATTAGGTTCGACGCGTTTTATGAATGGCAAATGGCGCGCCAGTCTGGACATTAAAACTCCGCGCCTTGGTAAGCCTCCGAGCTTGGTTTATCAGATTAAAAACAGCAAAGGCAGCGTGAAAATCATCCATGGTGATGGTATCAGCTGTAATGCCAGTGTCACCGTGGGGCTTATGAGCTCGGGAAGTTTAGTCGTCGATAGCCGCGCCAAGGCCAAATGCAGCGACGGCTCGCGTTACAAAATCCCACAGTTGATTTGTAAGTCGGGTGAAAACGGCGTGGCCGACTGCAATGGGCGCTATGACGCCGACACTATCTTGCCAATCAATATGACGCGCATCAGCAAGTCATCTCAGTAAAAATGGATGAATAAAACCATGTTAGCCACCATCACCGATTACAAGCATCAGGTTGCGCTCATTCAGAACAGCGGCATTCAGTTTTTGGATTTTGCCCTCAAGCCCAATTTCACGGCGGAGCTCCCCGGCAAATTTGTACGCCAAACGGCGAATGGGCCTCTGCTGCGTTTACTGCACAATGCTGAAAGCGATACTTACTGGCTGCCTGCGCCAGCTGGCACGCCGCCAGAACGGGTCAAGCCCGAATCGAGCATTTCGTTGGAGCAGTCGCTTCAATTGCTGAATGGGATCTGGCTGCCGTTGCCTTTTTTCCGTTTTAATCCGCCGCGTACGTTTTTAGGTGGGCCTGACAACTGGGCGCGAATGCAGGTTATAGCGCTAGATAAGCCCGATCGTGATGGGAATACCTATCGCGTATGCATGGCGTTTGATACGGCTATTTCAGCCGATGGCCACAATAATGAATCCCTGCAACCGAGTGAAAATGATGTCAAAAGCGGCGCGGGTTTCGCTCTGGCCTATCGCAGCGAAGAACTGGCTGAATTTCTCGATCTGACTTGGGTGGATGGCTGGCTGCGTGAGGTTTTCACTCAACAAGCGATACAGCAGGAGGATCGGCATTCTGTCGGCATCCAAACCGCGTTACGCGAGTTTGAGTATCAGGCGCACTACTTGAATATCCTATATCTGCTCGGCAAACAGCTCAATGTGCCTACCGTTAAGCTCAATACTAGTACGCTGCAAGAACCCACCGTTCATGTTGATTTGATTATGGATGTTGGGAACTCCCACACCTGCGGCATTTTGGTAGAAGACCACCTTGATGAGCTCAATGGTCTGAAACAAACCTACGAGCTGAACCTGCGTGACCTCAGCCAGCCACACTATGTGTATAACGAGCTGTTTGATAGCCGCGTCGAGTTTTCTCAGGCCGAGTTTGGTAAGCGTAATTTTTCCGTAGAAAGCGGGCGCGAACAGGCGTTCGTCTGGCCGTCGATTGTGCGCGTTGGCCGAGAGGCCAGCCGCATGGCGTTGCAGCGAATGGGCACCGAAGGTTCAACGGGGCTTTCAAGCCCACGTCGCTATCTATGGGATGAAGAAGAGTATCTACATGGTTGGCGCTTTAATACGCTGAACCAAGCCCAGCAAGAGCCGTCTGCAACCGCGCTTCCACTGACGTTTTTGTTAAACGATCAGGGACAGCCGCTCTACGACCAGCCATTAGATGAGCGTTTACCGGTATTTTCAGCGCACTACAGCCGCAGCTCACTGATGACGTTTATGTTGTCTGAGCTATTGGCGCAGGCACTAATGCAGATAAACAGCGTTGCCCAACGCCTGAAAATGACGCATTCCTCAGCGCCTCGTCAGTTGCGCAGCATTATTTTGACCTTGCCTTCTGCCATGCCAAAACCTGAGCGCGAAATCTTCCGCCGCCGTATGTATCAAGCCATTGGTTTGGTGTGGAAAAGTATGGGCTGGCATCCGGCTGACCATGATTTCTCCAGCGAAGCCGATCGGGCAGAAAGCACGGTGCCGGTGCCTGACGTGCAGATGGAATGGGACGAAGCGACCTGTGGGCAGATGGTGTATCTGTATAACGAAACTCAGGTCAATTTTGGCGGCTGTAGCGAAGAGTTTTTTGCCAGTCAGGCACGAACTGACCGCGAGCTGGCGGAAGACGAAGTTGCCGGAAAAACGCTGCGTATTGCGTCGATTGATATCGGCGGCGGTACCACCGACTTAGCGATTACCCAGTACCGTTTAGACGATGGGGCTGGCAGCAACGTCAAAATTATTCCGCGTTTGCTCTTCCGTGAGGGCTTCAAGCTAGCAGGCGACGATATTTTGTTAGATGTCATTCGCTTATATGTGCTGCCTGCCTTGCAGAACGCATGCCGAAAGGCGGGCGTTGCCGACAGTGATGAGCTGATGAACAAGCTATTTGGTGATGGCAGTATTTCTGCGCTACGCCAGCAGGCGACGTTGCAGGTATTTAGCCCGATTGGGCGCGCTATTCTTGAGTCCTACGAACGTTACGACCCGTTGGATGCCGCTGCTGAAATTGATGCGACCTTTGGCGAGCTTTTGTCCCAAGTGCCAACAGTTAAAGTGCAGGAATATATTAATAATGACGTACAGCGAGCTCAGCCTGCTGATGCGGTACCTTTTGATATTTTGCAGGTTCCGCTGATCCTCAAGCTAAGCAAACTCCACGCGGAGTTTCTGTCCCCGCGCATGCGCATCACGCAGCATCTGCGCTCGCTGTGCGAAGTGGTGGCGCTGTATTCCTGCGATGTGTTGCTTCTGACAGGGCGCCCTTCGCGATTCCCAGGCATTCAGGCGCTATTCCGCCATTTGCAGCCTTTGCCGATCAACCGCATTTTGCCGCTTGAGGGATATCACACCAGTGAATGGTATCCATTTAATAAGCGCGGGCGCATTGATAACCCGAAATCTACCGCTGCGGTGGGGGCGATGCTCTGCTTGCTGGCGGTGAATTTGCGCTTGGCAACGTTCAACTGTAAAGCCGGAGATTTCCAGCCCTACTCGACGGTGTGCTATCTCGGCACGCTGGATGGTAACCAGTCATTGATGACCAGCGACGTTTGCTATAGCGATATCGATCTCGATAATCCTGATTTTGAGCTACCAAGCGAAGGTTCATTCCAAATGCGTGGCCCCGTGTGTTTGGGGTTCCGCCAGCTCGACAACGATCGTTGGCCTGCGTCGCCGCTATATCGCTTATCTATTGCTGATCAACAGCTGGCGCGCAAAGTGGCGGGCGAGAGCGTGCTGAACGTGAGGTTAGCGACCGAAGCGGAAAGCCCAGAACAAGGGCCGGAACGCTTCAAGCTGGCTGAGGTGACGCTGGATGACGGCACGCCTGTTCCTTTGCATCACTTAAAACTAAAACTGAACACTTTATCGGATAGCACCCATTATTGGATCGACAGTGGGAGCGTATTTAGCCAATGAAACCATTGAATTCAAAACAAATTAATAACCAGCTTCAGGTTATCACGCAGCATGTCGATCTCGCCCTTGATTGGCTAGAGAGCACGCGCCAGCATTCACCGAGGTTAGATATTGAGGCTGATAGCCTACGTGTAAAACTGCATCGCTGCCGGTATCAGGCAGTGTCGATGCAAGAGCTACCGCAGCATTTTCCAAGCATCGGTTTTTTTGGCCTGTCACAGGCAGGAAAATCCTATCTGATTAGTGCGCTTGCGGCGGATGAGTCGGGCCAATTAGCCTTGAATTTGGCTGGACGCACGCTGGATTTTGATAGCCATATCAATCCAGGTAATCAGGCCTGTGGTGTGGTCACCAGATTCACTCATCGAGCCGGAATCAATAACCATGATTTCCCGATCGAGATCGCCATGCTGGCTGAGTATGAGCTGGCGAAAGTCATGGTTGATGCTTTTATTCATGATTTTTCATCCGACGAGGCTGATCAAGAGCGTGACGAGGAGTTCATTGCCGATCACCTTTCCGCCTTGTCGGCGCTATGTTTGCCTGAGCCTGTAGCCGGATTTAGCGAGGACGATGCGGTTGCGCTATGGGATGCGGTGAATCGCCGTATTGGCGCACGCGGTAAAACTTTGGATCGCTACTTTTGGCCTTCGGCGGTGCGGCTCGCGCCGTATTTGAGCGTGGATAATCGCGCTCGCCTGTTCTCATTATTATGGTCTGAGCAGGAAGAGCTGACCGCAGCGTACGTTGGTTTGGGGCATATCTTGCAGCGCCTATCCAGCGTTGAGCGCGTTGCCGCTCCGCTCAGCGTTCTGGTGGATGATATGCAGCTGCCGACGGAAGGTCTACTCAGCGTTGATGTGCTAAGCAACGCTAATTCGCCGCTCGATTTCAGCGTGCAGGTTTGCCCGCTGGTGAAGGGGAAAACCATGAAGCCGGTTGAGCTGTCCATTTCTGAGCTATCGATGCTGGCGCGTGAGATAACGCTGCCGCTGGCAGGTACGCCACGTGAGGCTCAGTTTCAGCAGATGGACGTGCTGGATATCCCCGGCTTAGGGCAGTCACTTGAAAGCGAATTCGAACCCTCATGCTCACTGCTTCATGTTTTGCAGCAGGCCAAGGTTTACGGGCTGCTAGAACGCTATGCCGATAATCAGCAAATTGCAGCATTAATGGTATGTACGGCGGCAACGGCGCGATCTCAGACTCATAGCGCGGGCAAAGTTTTGGCTCATTGGGCAAAAGCTATGCGCAGTGATGCCGAACATCGTAAGCCGACGCTGATTTGGGCACTTACCGCCTTCGACCAACGGGTCACACAGGGTAAAAATTACGATGAGGCCGTGCAGCGCCATGTCGGTTTACCCGGTGATAGCTGGGGATCAATGCTGGTTACGGATAAAAGCGGTGTGCGCCGGATGGTGGACTACTTAGCCACCGAGGCAAACAGTGACGCAACCTTGAGGCAGCTAACGATGAAGTTAGAGGCGCTGCGCCGAGAGCTGGCTGAGAATTTGTTAGGAAATTGGCTGTTATTAAGCGAGCAACAAGAAGAGCAAGAAAAACAGCGTATTGCACAGATTCTGTTGAAAACCCTGCAAACGCGCACCGGTGTGCATGGAGAACTGCTGGAACGCCTGCTACCAACCCGTGATGAGCTTCGACGCCTTTATTTACAACAACGGCTACAGCAGCGGTTTGTCACTGAATCAGCGATGAACAGTGGCGAAAATGCATTACCGATTATGAATGGCGATCCGTTTGGTATTGAAATGAATATTGATTTGGTGGCAGACGTGGTGTCCGAGCCGAGCGCGATAGAGCAGCAGGCGTTATCCGAGGGCAATTTTGCCACGCAGGCCTATCAATATTGGGTGAACCATCTACGCAATTTATCTGAAAACGGCGCGCTATTAACGTTACTTGGCGTTGCAAAACCGGAGCTAGAGCTTCTCTTGCAAGAGCTTATTACGGCCAGCGTCCGTATGGAGATTCCGCGTTCGCTGTCGCAAACGTTATTTAATACCGAGCTGGCTGGGGTGGATAATCAGATGCTGGCCGACCGACAAGTGTCCCGTGTGCTCGGCGTGTTAGGTAATTTTGTGGCGTGGCTAGGCTTCCAAAACGTAGCGGAAGCGAAAAAGCCGGATAGCCGTGTGAACCGTGGGCAAAAGATATTTGCAAAACCGCCAGCCATGAACGCGGCGGGGTGGGGTAAATCCCAACGCTTAACTAAGCTTTCGGCGGCACCATCGAACAATACAGGTTTTTATATTTACGATTGGCTGGTGGGCTTAAGCGAGATGATTATCCAAAACCAAGGATATTCTGCGGCTCGTGAGCTTAGCCAGCAGCAAGAAATGCAGCTGAGGAGAATCGTAGAGGCGCTTGCAGCATAATCCGAATAGGTTCACGGATGAACCTTAAGCTTTTCCTTTCTACTAGGTGAAATAATAATCACCGCAGAATGTTTCGATATTTTCATCTGCAGTAAGGGATTGTTTCATTATCTTCCCGCTGTATTGGCGCCATACGCGGGTAAACCTCTTTTCGTTTATATTCTGTTGAATTTTCATAGCTCAAACTTGTAACCAAATTCATCTCGGTTTTTCCCATCTGTCTGGTTTATACCGCTGAGATCTCTAACTATCACTAATTTGTTGGGGCCAATATGAGCTTTTTCAAAAAATGGCGGCACCAGAGTGGGCTCTGGCGTTCACTAAATACAGGCTATGATTCCGTTAAGCTTGGTTGTCGCATTGCTGCAATGCCAACGTTTGAGTACATCAAATATAAAAAGATGTGTAATGAATATTACAGTGCTCAATTGTTGAATCCTGTGACGAATACTATTTCGCATCCTTTCATCAAAAGACCCGTAAACAAGTACCTCAATCGCAAGTGGTCTGGTAAACAGAAACTACGTACTGCGATGAAAACGCTGGATGTCATTGAACATGCTTTTTCACGTAAAGCGCTAGAAATACTCTATTCAGCAGATAACGACGGTATTGTTCTGGCTGATATCGAGCTTAAGAGCGGTGATATTGCTCAGCTGAAACTCATGCGCTCCAGATTCACGCGTGAAGGGGATCTTGGCTTATACCTGTTTAATGAGAATCAAGAAGATGTTTATGGCCTGACGTTTTCTTTTGGGCCGAAAGGTGAGCTTTATCTCTCAGGATTGCAGGGGCCGAACACTGAAAACGGCGCAGAAATTGTTAAAAGCATGACTAAGCTGATGCATGGTATGCGTCCTAAAAACCTGCTTATTTCGGCGCTATATGCGTTGGCACAGCATTTTCATATTTCAACCATCGCTGGTGTGGCGAATAAAGCACATATCAAAAGCCAACATTTGAAATCGAGCTACGATAATTTTTGGCTTGAGTGTGGTGGCGAGTTAAATAGGCAAGGATGGTACTGCTTACCTAAAAGCGAGCCAGAGCGCGATATTGAAACGGTAAAAAGCCAGCATCGTTCTGCGTTCCGTAAGCGCGAAGCGCTGCGTGAAGGCGTTACCGATGCCGTTTCCCGTAACTTACAGCGCTATGCAGCTGGCGCTAAGGCTATAACCGCGAATGAAGATGATGCGGTGCTGAGCCAGCAAACATTGTGAGAAATAACGCGATTTAGTTTAGATAAAAAAACCCGCCATTGGCGGGTTTTTTTATATTCTAGAGATACCCGGACTCAGACTAACGCCGAAGGCGTTTGAACAACGGCTTTGCCGTTGGCCCGTAGGGTGAGCCGCTGGCGGCGAATAATCGAACCAAGAACACGGGGATTTTCAAAACTAGTGCTTAAATTGGTCACGATTAAAACAATTCATGATGAATTTTTCGCGCTTTCTCGCGCCCTTCAGTAAGTTGCTCAGGTGTCGAGATAAAAACTGACAGTGTATGTTTCCATTGCCCTATGCCCTCGAGATCGAAGTCAACCGAGATCTCAAGCTTTTGATCTACCAATTCAAATGACGGTATTTCCACATTATTAACTCGATTGACGACCAAAAAGGGTGTAGTTGGGGTTTGCTGGTTTTTATTCACTCGAGGGATTGAAGATAAGCGAATCATCTCCATCATAGCCAAAGTTTTGAACCATGGAGAACCTCTATAGCGCCAGTAAAGGTCAGACATATCACTACCGAGGCTAAGGTCAGTAAACCAAGTTCCCTGCGCCATGCTGAGAACATTTTCAAATATTTGGGTGAAAGCTTCAATTCCGGAAATTCGTTTCAATGTGTTGTGGCACATGGTTGATATTTCCGCACGGGCATCCTGTCGCATAACTTGCTTTTGAAGTGCTAACTGAATTTCATAGGAGTTATTGACTCGTTCAATCACAGGAGGTTCGTTGAGCAACCCACCAAAACCAAGCTCGTTGCACAGCACATAACGCCTTTCCGGAGACCATTTGCTAAAGTTCTGTTGTAAAGCCCAAAGATCTCGTACGGAACCGCTTACAAAATGAGAAAGTCGAATTCGTAACCCTTCAGGAGCAGAACGAATTATGTAGCCCAATGCAATTATGTCTGGACCAATGGCGACAATTTCGTTTTCACCACTATCTTCTAAGGTACCAATTCGCTGAGAGCTTTCATGCTCAGACTTGATTCGATGTAGTTTTTCTACAGTAAAGCGCTTTTCATCCCGGTCAATCAGGACACTGCACGACACACAGAGCCATATTCCATTGTTGATATGAGAGCGTTCTTCAGACGACATATTTGGATCGTAACGACGAGCCCCAGGCCCGGGGGCTGCAGCACAAATATGAGCAGCGACACCTATCATTGCGACGGCATCTTCTCGTTCATCACTTGGCCCGACCGTTGAGCATTTACATAACGAACAGAGGTAACTGGCACGTAGAGCCAAATCATTTCTTGTTCGTTTATTAAAATCATCCCGATTTCTTTTCATTAAGTATCACTGCCGATTAGGAAATTTCTAGCTTTATCACTTTGAGTGTAATTGAAATTAACGAGGC comes from the Hafnia alvei genome and includes:
- a CDS encoding virulence factor SrfB, with amino-acid sequence MLATITDYKHQVALIQNSGIQFLDFALKPNFTAELPGKFVRQTANGPLLRLLHNAESDTYWLPAPAGTPPERVKPESSISLEQSLQLLNGIWLPLPFFRFNPPRTFLGGPDNWARMQVIALDKPDRDGNTYRVCMAFDTAISADGHNNESLQPSENDVKSGAGFALAYRSEELAEFLDLTWVDGWLREVFTQQAIQQEDRHSVGIQTALREFEYQAHYLNILYLLGKQLNVPTVKLNTSTLQEPTVHVDLIMDVGNSHTCGILVEDHLDELNGLKQTYELNLRDLSQPHYVYNELFDSRVEFSQAEFGKRNFSVESGREQAFVWPSIVRVGREASRMALQRMGTEGSTGLSSPRRYLWDEEEYLHGWRFNTLNQAQQEPSATALPLTFLLNDQGQPLYDQPLDERLPVFSAHYSRSSLMTFMLSELLAQALMQINSVAQRLKMTHSSAPRQLRSIILTLPSAMPKPEREIFRRRMYQAIGLVWKSMGWHPADHDFSSEADRAESTVPVPDVQMEWDEATCGQMVYLYNETQVNFGGCSEEFFASQARTDRELAEDEVAGKTLRIASIDIGGGTTDLAITQYRLDDGAGSNVKIIPRLLFREGFKLAGDDILLDVIRLYVLPALQNACRKAGVADSDELMNKLFGDGSISALRQQATLQVFSPIGRAILESYERYDPLDAAAEIDATFGELLSQVPTVKVQEYINNDVQRAQPADAVPFDILQVPLILKLSKLHAEFLSPRMRITQHLRSLCEVVALYSCDVLLLTGRPSRFPGIQALFRHLQPLPINRILPLEGYHTSEWYPFNKRGRIDNPKSTAAVGAMLCLLAVNLRLATFNCKAGDFQPYSTVCYLGTLDGNQSLMTSDVCYSDIDLDNPDFELPSEGSFQMRGPVCLGFRQLDNDRWPASPLYRLSIADQQLARKVAGESVLNVRLATEAESPEQGPERFKLAEVTLDDGTPVPLHHLKLKLNTLSDSTHYWIDSGSVFSQ
- a CDS encoding VirK/YbjX family protein, with translation MSFFKKWRHQSGLWRSLNTGYDSVKLGCRIAAMPTFEYIKYKKMCNEYYSAQLLNPVTNTISHPFIKRPVNKYLNRKWSGKQKLRTAMKTLDVIEHAFSRKALEILYSADNDGIVLADIELKSGDIAQLKLMRSRFTREGDLGLYLFNENQEDVYGLTFSFGPKGELYLSGLQGPNTENGAEIVKSMTKLMHGMRPKNLLISALYALAQHFHISTIAGVANKAHIKSQHLKSSYDNFWLECGGELNRQGWYCLPKSEPERDIETVKSQHRSAFRKREALREGVTDAVSRNLQRYAAGAKAITANEDDAVLSQQTL
- a CDS encoding SrfA family protein, giving the protein MAKQLLRSGSLDDFLALGENGQPVYASALQLRETLRLRHQQSIADMLAIPQPNEGGDRIDWYAPISGKITSWIAASDEERASALSQLEHCQQTVNELSQKAQQSEKSALRLFGILLAKAMQFPGANHVFLVDGKPVLTFWGFVNLDKKSRSDAFDCLRAAQGDAAPSKNIATEIPKPLAIPTPKPTEQAPQNSDTAATEPSKVVRRREWRQLWWLPLALVVLGILFFQIRAKNDAPKPVVKSSEAVKKSAPENEKRALSSRAAAPKTHLPVAHIAAPTPTPVVEVVKTPEVKPVEVQKTAVSADALVMPAEAVKLGSTRFMNGKWRASLDIKTPRLGKPPSLVYQIKNSKGSVKIIHGDGISCNASVTVGLMSSGSLVVDSRAKAKCSDGSRYKIPQLICKSGENGVADCNGRYDADTILPINMTRISKSSQ
- a CDS encoding putative virulence factor, yielding MKPLNSKQINNQLQVITQHVDLALDWLESTRQHSPRLDIEADSLRVKLHRCRYQAVSMQELPQHFPSIGFFGLSQAGKSYLISALAADESGQLALNLAGRTLDFDSHINPGNQACGVVTRFTHRAGINNHDFPIEIAMLAEYELAKVMVDAFIHDFSSDEADQERDEEFIADHLSALSALCLPEPVAGFSEDDAVALWDAVNRRIGARGKTLDRYFWPSAVRLAPYLSVDNRARLFSLLWSEQEELTAAYVGLGHILQRLSSVERVAAPLSVLVDDMQLPTEGLLSVDVLSNANSPLDFSVQVCPLVKGKTMKPVELSISELSMLAREITLPLAGTPREAQFQQMDVLDIPGLGQSLESEFEPSCSLLHVLQQAKVYGLLERYADNQQIAALMVCTAATARSQTHSAGKVLAHWAKAMRSDAEHRKPTLIWALTAFDQRVTQGKNYDEAVQRHVGLPGDSWGSMLVTDKSGVRRMVDYLATEANSDATLRQLTMKLEALRRELAENLLGNWLLLSEQQEEQEKQRIAQILLKTLQTRTGVHGELLERLLPTRDELRRLYLQQRLQQRFVTESAMNSGENALPIMNGDPFGIEMNIDLVADVVSEPSAIEQQALSEGNFATQAYQYWVNHLRNLSENGALLTLLGVAKPELELLLQELITASVRMEIPRSLSQTLFNTELAGVDNQMLADRQVSRVLGVLGNFVAWLGFQNVAEAKKPDSRVNRGQKIFAKPPAMNAAGWGKSQRLTKLSAAPSNNTGFYIYDWLVGLSEMIIQNQGYSAARELSQQQEMQLRRIVEALAA